A genomic segment from Psychrobacter arcticus 273-4 encodes:
- a CDS encoding biotin-dependent carboxyltransferase family protein codes for MKIITASALASIQDSGRLGYRSMGVGRNGVMDSWALQAGNALMKNEANEPAIEIALGELTIQFEESVCFCLTGALYEAYLDDQRVPCYWRINAKAGQTLKLLRPLQGMYTYLCVHGGFEIEPVLQSISTNLKAGFGGFEGRYLKADDTLTVKTESSLPVIGVARLAPTDVIRVIKSSEYDCFTESSQQAFETQPWKLQSNSNRMGYRLEGTTALEFSEPVQMSSHGVDIGMIQVPPQGQPIVLMADGQTTGGYPKIATVINADIGLMAQIRFGKACQFVVVSLEQAIHKQQKRQHYIDQIKEYANEN; via the coding sequence ATGAAAATTATAACCGCAAGTGCCCTTGCCAGTATTCAAGATTCGGGACGACTGGGTTACCGAAGCATGGGCGTGGGTAGAAATGGCGTGATGGACAGTTGGGCGCTACAAGCAGGTAATGCTTTGATGAAAAACGAGGCAAACGAACCCGCTATTGAAATAGCACTGGGCGAGTTAACCATACAGTTTGAAGAAAGCGTTTGTTTTTGCTTAACGGGCGCTTTATACGAGGCCTATTTAGACGACCAGCGTGTTCCCTGCTATTGGCGTATCAATGCGAAAGCTGGGCAAACGCTTAAACTTTTGCGCCCGCTACAAGGCATGTATACCTATTTATGTGTGCACGGCGGCTTTGAGATTGAGCCAGTATTGCAGTCGATCAGCACCAATCTCAAAGCAGGATTTGGCGGATTTGAAGGTAGATACTTAAAAGCCGATGACACCTTAACGGTAAAAACTGAATCAAGCCTGCCTGTAATTGGGGTGGCTCGACTTGCGCCAACCGATGTCATTAGAGTGATAAAAAGCAGTGAGTATGACTGCTTCACTGAATCGTCTCAACAAGCGTTTGAAACCCAACCATGGAAACTACAAAGCAATAGTAACCGTATGGGCTATCGTCTGGAAGGGACAACAGCGCTTGAATTTAGTGAGCCGGTACAAATGAGCTCACATGGCGTTGATATTGGTATGATTCAAGTGCCGCCGCAAGGGCAACCGATTGTCTTAATGGCAGACGGACAAACGACGGGCGGCTACCCTAAAATTGCGACCGTTATCAATGCAGACATAGGTCTGATGGCACAAATTAGATTTGGTAAAGCCTGTCAGTTTGTCGTTGTATCGTTAGAGCAGGCGATACATAAACAACAG